The sequence below is a genomic window from Chondrinema litorale.
TAATTTAACATCACCAATTATGATACTTTTGTTATTACATAACCATACATTTTCCCTTATTTGATGTTGGATTGGCTCATCTGTTATTTTAATATCTTTTCCATTGTAAAATTCATGATTGCCCGGTATTAGGTAAACGCGTTCGAAGCTTTCACTAAGCTTATCGAAGAATGGTTGTTCATAAGCATATTCACTAAAATGGCAAGTATCTCCCGCTAAAATGAGAATATCACCAACAGGTTCTATAGGCTTGTGTTCTAGGTATTTTTTGTTTTGGAAAAATTCTAAGTGCAGGTCTGAGCAATATTGGATTTTCATTTTTTGGTACACTAGTTCAGTAAAAAACTGAGAGCCAAAGTAAGTGAATTTTACAGATTATCCAACCATAACATGGCCTTCTGGATAGCGGTAAGAATTGGTTTTTACCTTATTACTGATTGCTAGAGCCAGTGTGAGCGTGCCCACTCTTCCAACATACATCGATGAAATAATTATAATTTTTCCCATCCAAGTTAGGTTTGAGGTAATTCCCATACTTAAACCTACTGTAGCAAAGGCCGAGATTTCTTCGAAAACTAGTGTTAAAATACTTGGCGCATTGGGATTGCCCGATTCTGTAATTGAAAGTAGAAAGATTGCAAGAAAATTATAGCTAGTTGCAAACATGAAAATAGCGAAAGCCTTTCTTACCAATTCTGTAGGAATGGTTCGTTTTTCTAGTTCGATTCGTTCTTGACCTTTAATATTAGAGATGGCGGCCAATGCCAAAACTAGAAAGGTTGTACATTTTATACCTCCACCAGTTGAGCCCGGTACAGCTCCTATAAACATTAGAAATATTACTAATATAATGGTTGGGTTAGATAGGGGAGTACCTCCTTCAGAACCACCAAAGTTCATGGTATGGAAACCCGCTGTTCTTGTAGTTACAGACTGAAAGAATGATGTAATTAGAGCATCTATAATTGTTCTGTCGGTAAGTTGGTAGGCTTCGAGTAGCATAAATCCAACTGTGCCAATCACAATAAGAGATAGAGTAACATAGACTGCTACTTTAGTACCTATTTTCCATTCTTTTCTGGGTTTAATTTTTTGCCCTTTTCTTCCGGGTGAGGTTACATCTTCGATTGTTGTAAAGCCAATACCTCCTAAAATTATAAGCACAGCAATAATGAAATGGAGCAGGTACATTTGCCTCAGGTTAATATCAACTTCTCTGGCAAAAACGTCACTTCCTTGGCTAATATCATTGGTAAATAGGCCATCAGAAAACAAGCTGAAACCGGCATTGCAAAAGGCAGAAACTGAATGAAATACTGAGTAGAAAATCTTATAACCAATGCTGCTGAATTTCAATTCTTCATCCCAAGTAAAAAATATTAAAGTTGCTCCGCAAAGTTCGATGATGATTGTCATCAGGATAATTTTTTTAAGCAAGCCTTTGGCTGAATCTAATGACTCACTACTTAAAAAATCTTGGATGATAGATTGATGCTTTAAACTTACTCCTTTCGATAAAAATGAGGCGAAGAAAGTGGCAAACGAAACAATTCCAATTCCACCAAATTGAAATAAAAAGAGTAATACTAAATGACCTTTAAATGTAAAATAGGTGCTTACATCTACCACAGAGAGTCCTGTAACACAAGAAGCACTTACAGAGATAAATAAGGCATCAATAAAAGGCATGCTTCCTTTTTCGGTCGTCATGGCAGGGAGCATTAAAAGAAAAGTCCCAATTAAGATGAGTAAGATAAAGCTATTGATAAAAGTGGTAGCGGGCTTTAATTCGAGATCAGAAATTCTTGTGCTAAACTTAGTAAGTTCTAGAAAGATAAGTACTAGCAAGAAAATACTGAGAATATGCTGATACGTTAAATCCGGGTTTCTAAAGCCTATTAAATCAATAATTTCGAAAAGGATATTGTAGCCTTCTGTAAGATAATAGATTAACCCCTGAAAGAGAATGAGAAAATTGAGTAATGTTTCAAACCATGAGTTTTTTAGAAACTGGATTTTTTCGATAGATAGCATCCATCTGATTAAGAAAAATACCAGATTGGCAAAAAACAGTAAATCAAAAAACTTAAGCACCTGAAGCATGTTTTCTTCTTCAGGTAAAAATCCAAAACGATACACTAACAGCGCAACACCCAACATAACCTGTGTTCCAGAGGCTAATTGAATGATTCTTAAAGCTTTTTCTCTTTGATTATAAAGTAAATTATTTAACTGCTCGCTCAGCTTCTGCATGGTGCATCAATCAAAAAAATCTTTTATCTTATGCTAACGAAGTCTTGCTTAAACTGGTACTTTTATATATAATCAGTTTTGAATGTTATTTAAGAGATAGAAAATGCAGAAGCTTTTTGTAGTAATTTTTCTTTGTTCAATAGTTTTTTCTGTAAAAGCGCAGGAAGACGATAATATTATTGATGTAAATTATAAATATAATGGAGAAGCGGCTTCATATAATGATAAAGGTTTTGCTTTGATGCAAGAGAAAAATTATGATGAAGCCAAAACTTATTTCGAAAAAGCAATTTCGATTGACGTTACAAACATCACTTACTTTGAGAATTTGGGGCTAAACCTCAAGAAAATGAAAGATTTTGAGGGTATGTTGGTAAACTATGAGAATGCTATTAAGTATTTTCCCGAAGAACCAGATTTGTATTATTACCGCGGGGATGCGCTTCAAGAATTAGAAAGGTACGAGGAAGCTATAAAGGCTTATAATGAAGCTATAAAAGTTAGTGGTGATGACGAAGATGTAGAATATCTTTATCTATACTATTTTAATAGAGGCAATACTTACTTAAAAATGAAGCAATATCCATCTGCTTTAAATGATTTTAACAGAACAATTGAACTAGAGCCTTATTATCATGGTGCTTTTAATAACAGAGGTTTTGCAAAGTTAAAGTTGCAAGACAAAAAAGGTGCGTGCGAAGATTGGCGAAAAGCTTTAGAATTGGGTAACAAAACTGTAAGTAAGTATATCGTGAAATACTGTAATTGATAAATACCTTTAATTTTAGTGTTTTATTTTTCTGGTGTATTTAGCCAGTTTTGAATTTAATTCCTTGGGGTTGAAGGGTTTAAGAATATGATCTTTCATCCCAAATGAATGCAATTTGTTTCTCACACCAAGCATAGCAGAGGCAGTCATGGCTAGTATAGGAATTTCTGCTTTTGTACCTCCAAGTTCTTTAATTTTTTTGGCTGCTTCGAAGCCATCCATTTCTGGCATTTGAATATCCATCAAAATTAAATCATAGTCATTTTCAATTACTTTGTTTACCGCTTCTAGTCCATTTACAGCATAATCGATTTCTACATTCCAATTCTTTAAAAATTCAGAAGCAATTATTTGATTAATACTATTATCTTCTGCTAGTAATACTTTAATGCCAGATAGATCATAAGCACTTTTGTTTGAATTCGGGAATTGCTCCTTTTTCTTGTAATTCATCACAAAAGCCGATTCTTCATTTACCTTATCAAATCTTAGATCGAAACTAAAACATGAGCCTTGTTCTGGTTGGCTGCTTATTTCTATTTTACTGTTTTGTAGTTCTAAAAGCTTTTTTACTATGGATAATCCTAAACCTGTACCACCATATTTTCGAGTTGTACTTTCGTTTGCTTGTGAAAACCTCTCGAAAATTTTATCTATCTGCTCTTTGCTAATACCAATGCCAGTATCTTTTACTTTAAACCTTAACAGGAGATTGTCTGGGTTTTCTTCTAGTATCTCTATCGAAAGACATACTTTACCTTTTTGAGTAAATTTTAAAGCATTTCCTAATAAGTTATTAAGTAACTGGACTAGCCTAGTTGGGTCACCTTTAATAAGTTCTGGTATGTCTGAGTCAATAAATAATTTGAGTGCAACACCTTTTTCCTCTGCTTTAAAAATGAAAGCTTGTTTAAGATTTTGCGTAATTTCTATAATATTAAAAGGAATATTTTCGAAGTTTACTTTTCCAGCTTCTATCTTGTTGTAATCGAGTATGTCATTTACCAAAGCCAACAAGTTTTCGCCTGCAAAGTGTAAAGTATTTAATTTTGCTATTTGATCTTCACGCGGATTATTTTCGATTAATAGGTGAGTCATGCCAATAACTGCATTGAGCGGTGTTCGAATTTCGTGAGACATATTAGAGAGAAATTCTTCTTTAGCCACAATGCTTTTTTCGGCTAAATCTTTTAACCTGATTAATTCAGTTTCTCTTTCTTCTTTTAGTTTAAGCTCCTCTTCTAATTGAATGTTCTTCTTTCTTAATTCTAGTTGGCTAATTACTTGTCTACTAAGTGCTTTTAATGTCTCTTTTTGCTGATCGTTTAAGCTTCTTGGTTCATGATCAATTACACAGAGAGTGCCCAAGGAGAAACCTGCTGAATTTACCAAAGGTACACCTGCATAAAAAATAACTCTTGGCTCGCCTGTAACTAATGGATTGTCGTGAAAACGTTTATCTTCAAAAGAATTTTTAACTTCAAATAGTTGGTCGGGCTCATTTATCGCATGCGCACAAAATGCGTACTCTCTAGAGGTTTCTGTAGCTCCTAAACCTACTCTAGATTTAAACCATTGTCTATTTTTATCTACTAAAGTAATGAGTGAAATGGGGGTGTTACAAATTTGAGAGGCAATCGTAGTAATGTCGTCATATTGCTGCTCAGGAAATGTATCTAAGATGTTATATGACTGCAAGTTTCTTAATCTCTCATTTTCATTATCTGGTACTTTTGGAGCTATCATATCACTGCCGTTAAATAATTAATGACTATTTCAATAAACACTGGTATACCTTATTTAGTGTGAGTGGAAAAACGAATTTGCTTAGTTTAAAAAGTAGCGTTACCAAGGTATTTAAAAGTGTATAAGATTGGTAATCATATTATTAAATATTGCCCTTGTCAAGCTTATTAATGGTCTATGATAGAAATTTCTAAACAAGATATTTATGACTATATAAATTAATTAGAGGGAATATTGTTCTAAATAATTTATTTGAAATTGAATATTTAGAATAATATGGAATGTTATTTAGCTCTTTTTTTGATATTAAAAAGTTCCCAATTATTGTTGTGGAAACGGAAGATGTATTATTCTTATGATGTAATTGATTTTAATGATGCCAAACTATTCTTTATCGCGTTTAGCATTAATCTAAGTATTAATTGTTCTCTACGAATAGTTTGTCCATATAATCAAAGAGCTGCAAATATTTAGTATCCCATAACTTAGTTTTAAACCCTTCATTTTCTTTTGAGTAGACTTGAAACATTCTTGATTGCATAGATTTAGAATGTTTGATATTTGCTATTCTAT
It includes:
- a CDS encoding TrkH family potassium uptake protein is translated as MQKLSEQLNNLLYNQREKALRIIQLASGTQVMLGVALLVYRFGFLPEEENMLQVLKFFDLLFFANLVFFLIRWMLSIEKIQFLKNSWFETLLNFLILFQGLIYYLTEGYNILFEIIDLIGFRNPDLTYQHILSIFLLVLIFLELTKFSTRISDLELKPATTFINSFILLILIGTFLLMLPAMTTEKGSMPFIDALFISVSASCVTGLSVVDVSTYFTFKGHLVLLFLFQFGGIGIVSFATFFASFLSKGVSLKHQSIIQDFLSSESLDSAKGLLKKIILMTIIIELCGATLIFFTWDEELKFSSIGYKIFYSVFHSVSAFCNAGFSLFSDGLFTNDISQGSDVFAREVDINLRQMYLLHFIIAVLIILGGIGFTTIEDVTSPGRKGQKIKPRKEWKIGTKVAVYVTLSLIVIGTVGFMLLEAYQLTDRTIIDALITSFFQSVTTRTAGFHTMNFGGSEGGTPLSNPTIILVIFLMFIGAVPGSTGGGIKCTTFLVLALAAISNIKGQERIELEKRTIPTELVRKAFAIFMFATSYNFLAIFLLSITESGNPNAPSILTLVFEEISAFATVGLSMGITSNLTWMGKIIIISSMYVGRVGTLTLALAISNKVKTNSYRYPEGHVMVG
- a CDS encoding tetratricopeptide repeat protein, with translation MQKLFVVIFLCSIVFSVKAQEDDNIIDVNYKYNGEAASYNDKGFALMQEKNYDEAKTYFEKAISIDVTNITYFENLGLNLKKMKDFEGMLVNYENAIKYFPEEPDLYYYRGDALQELERYEEAIKAYNEAIKVSGDDEDVEYLYLYYFNRGNTYLKMKQYPSALNDFNRTIELEPYYHGAFNNRGFAKLKLQDKKGACEDWRKALELGNKTVSKYIVKYCN
- a CDS encoding GAF domain-containing hybrid sensor histidine kinase/response regulator, whose amino-acid sequence is MIAPKVPDNENERLRNLQSYNILDTFPEQQYDDITTIASQICNTPISLITLVDKNRQWFKSRVGLGATETSREYAFCAHAINEPDQLFEVKNSFEDKRFHDNPLVTGEPRVIFYAGVPLVNSAGFSLGTLCVIDHEPRSLNDQQKETLKALSRQVISQLELRKKNIQLEEELKLKEERETELIRLKDLAEKSIVAKEEFLSNMSHEIRTPLNAVIGMTHLLIENNPREDQIAKLNTLHFAGENLLALVNDILDYNKIEAGKVNFENIPFNIIEITQNLKQAFIFKAEEKGVALKLFIDSDIPELIKGDPTRLVQLLNNLLGNALKFTQKGKVCLSIEILEENPDNLLLRFKVKDTGIGISKEQIDKIFERFSQANESTTRKYGGTGLGLSIVKKLLELQNSKIEISSQPEQGSCFSFDLRFDKVNEESAFVMNYKKKEQFPNSNKSAYDLSGIKVLLAEDNSINQIIASEFLKNWNVEIDYAVNGLEAVNKVIENDYDLILMDIQMPEMDGFEAAKKIKELGGTKAEIPILAMTASAMLGVRNKLHSFGMKDHILKPFNPKELNSKLAKYTRKIKH